From Actinopolymorpha cephalotaxi, one genomic window encodes:
- a CDS encoding ABC transporter substrate-binding protein, producing the protein MNDRLGLSRRALLHLSAVAAGSVVLAGCSGGDNQTEGGGPKGGAKPTAQARKGSRVKPVAVPAKLKESPELAKLVQAGKLPKLEERLPRKPYVVPHNWLTPGKYGGVISTVTSASDSGTHAEYMYGHSLLRYLNDGQDIGPGLVESWESNADASEWTLHFREGLKWSDGQPWSTDDIMFWWKDMVLNTEHSEVPPDEARSGKGTVMTMTAPDALTISMKFDAPAPLTADRLAMWVNRGNGPGWMEPKHYLKQWHPKYNKSVGKDWATDKGLFDQKRAWIRNPDCPVMTGWKCQSYKDGRRVVFERNPYYWCVAPDGAQLPYLDALNFNVVQNPEVQKLQAVEGKLNFLFGGFTSLFLSDISSLKQSQAKTKLAVVLWDAGDGSGSLVFFNQDYYEPKMRKLIRTAKFRQALSHAYNRAEVQKAVYYNTGELTTGTMSPKAIEFHVNDEGKKVYRSWRDSYIKYDPELAKKILDEIGVVDKDGDGKREMPDGSKLVVRLDYQADTAPEHQHKNNLLKKDWDAIGIDTRLNPVPPDGYGDQWRFGKLMTNTTWETGDGPNCLVYPQWLVPMESSRWAPLQGEFYNQRGGPNERKQLDVDPYKRTPPRMDAEPGGPVARLWKIYDQTKIEPDELKRHQLVWEMVKIHITDGPYLLGVVANTPYILLVHADMKNVPARNELAMGGFAAPWIHPTPAVYDPETWFWTNPDQHTI; encoded by the coding sequence ATGAACGACCGACTCGGCCTGAGCCGCCGCGCCCTGCTGCACCTGTCCGCGGTCGCGGCCGGCAGCGTGGTCCTCGCGGGATGTTCGGGCGGCGACAACCAGACGGAGGGCGGCGGCCCGAAGGGCGGCGCCAAGCCGACAGCGCAGGCCCGCAAGGGATCGCGCGTCAAGCCGGTCGCGGTGCCGGCGAAGCTGAAGGAGTCGCCCGAGCTCGCCAAGCTGGTGCAGGCCGGCAAGCTGCCCAAGCTCGAGGAACGACTGCCCAGGAAGCCCTACGTCGTACCGCACAACTGGCTGACGCCGGGGAAGTACGGCGGCGTGATCAGCACCGTCACCTCCGCCAGTGACTCCGGCACCCATGCGGAGTACATGTACGGCCACTCCCTGCTGCGCTACCTCAACGACGGCCAGGACATCGGCCCGGGCCTGGTGGAGTCGTGGGAGTCCAACGCCGACGCCAGCGAGTGGACGCTGCACTTCCGCGAGGGGCTGAAGTGGTCCGACGGCCAGCCGTGGTCGACCGACGACATCATGTTCTGGTGGAAGGACATGGTGCTCAACACCGAGCACAGCGAGGTCCCTCCGGACGAGGCACGCTCGGGCAAGGGCACCGTGATGACGATGACGGCGCCGGACGCGCTGACCATCTCGATGAAGTTCGACGCGCCCGCCCCGCTGACCGCCGACCGGCTGGCCATGTGGGTCAACCGCGGCAACGGCCCCGGCTGGATGGAGCCCAAGCACTACCTCAAGCAGTGGCACCCGAAGTACAACAAGTCGGTGGGGAAGGACTGGGCCACCGACAAGGGCCTGTTCGACCAGAAGCGGGCGTGGATCCGCAACCCCGACTGCCCGGTGATGACCGGCTGGAAGTGCCAGTCCTACAAGGACGGCCGCCGGGTCGTCTTCGAACGCAACCCGTACTACTGGTGCGTCGCGCCCGACGGCGCCCAGCTTCCCTACCTCGACGCGCTGAACTTCAACGTCGTCCAGAACCCCGAGGTGCAGAAGCTGCAGGCCGTGGAGGGGAAGCTGAACTTCCTCTTCGGCGGGTTCACCTCGCTGTTCCTCAGCGACATCTCCTCGCTCAAGCAGTCGCAGGCCAAGACCAAGCTCGCGGTGGTCCTGTGGGACGCAGGCGACGGCAGCGGTTCGCTGGTGTTCTTCAACCAGGACTACTACGAGCCGAAGATGCGCAAGCTGATCCGGACCGCCAAGTTCCGCCAGGCCCTGTCGCACGCCTACAACCGGGCCGAGGTGCAGAAGGCGGTCTACTACAACACCGGCGAGCTCACCACCGGGACGATGAGCCCGAAGGCGATCGAGTTCCACGTCAACGACGAGGGCAAGAAGGTCTACAGGTCCTGGCGGGACAGCTACATCAAGTACGACCCCGAGCTGGCCAAGAAGATCCTCGACGAGATCGGCGTGGTGGACAAGGACGGCGACGGCAAGCGGGAGATGCCCGACGGCTCCAAGCTCGTCGTACGACTGGACTACCAGGCCGACACCGCTCCGGAGCACCAGCACAAGAACAACCTGCTGAAGAAGGACTGGGACGCGATCGGGATCGACACCCGGCTCAACCCGGTCCCGCCGGACGGCTACGGCGACCAGTGGCGGTTCGGCAAGCTGATGACCAACACCACGTGGGAGACCGGCGACGGGCCCAACTGCCTGGTCTACCCGCAGTGGCTGGTGCCGATGGAGTCCTCGCGCTGGGCGCCGCTGCAGGGTGAGTTCTACAACCAGCGCGGTGGGCCGAACGAGAGGAAGCAGCTCGACGTCGACCCGTACAAGCGCACGCCGCCACGGATGGACGCCGAGCCGGGTGGCCCGGTCGCCCGGCTGTGGAAGATCTACGACCAGACCAAGATCGAGCCGGACGAGCTGAAGCGCCACCAGCTCGTCTGGGAGATGGTGAAGATCCACATCACCGACGGCCCGTACCTGCTGGGCGTCGTGGCGAACACGCCGTACATCCTGCTCGTGCACGCGGACATGAAGAACGTCCCCGCGCGGAACGAGCTGGCCATGGGCGGGTTCGCCGCACCCTGGATCCACCCGACGCCGGCGGTCTACGACCCGGAGACGTGGTTCTGGACCAACCCGGACCAGCACACGATCTGA
- the rimI gene encoding ribosomal protein S18-alanine N-acetyltransferase codes for MIAIRPARFEDLVTLRALETACFGRDAWGEQALEGELAGVPDTRCVLVAEDAGPARTSEDGHVVCDIDAGDDVHEVNDVHEVDDVHEVDDVDTCWGTGTGTGTGESAIAGYASLLAVAATADVQRIAVRPDRRREGIGRALLDALLDQARERGCAEALLEVRHDNAAALAMYEAIGFEQIARRRGYYHGVADALVLRLAPLEQ; via the coding sequence ATGATCGCCATCCGGCCGGCTCGTTTCGAGGACCTCGTGACGTTGCGCGCGCTGGAGACGGCCTGCTTCGGCCGGGACGCCTGGGGCGAACAGGCGCTGGAAGGCGAGCTCGCCGGGGTGCCCGACACCAGGTGCGTCCTCGTGGCCGAGGACGCCGGCCCTGCCCGCACCTCCGAGGACGGCCACGTCGTCTGCGACATCGACGCCGGCGACGACGTCCACGAAGTCAACGACGTCCACGAGGTCGACGACGTCCACGAAGTCGACGACGTCGACACCTGCTGGGGCACCGGGACCGGCACGGGCACCGGCGAGTCCGCGATCGCGGGGTACGCGTCCCTGCTCGCGGTCGCGGCCACGGCCGACGTACAACGCATCGCCGTACGACCGGATCGCCGCCGGGAGGGGATCGGGCGGGCGCTGCTGGACGCGCTGCTCGACCAGGCCCGGGAGCGTGGCTGCGCCGAGGCGCTGCTGGAGGTGCGCCACGACAACGCCGCGGCGCTGGCGATGTACGAGGCGATCGGCTTCGAGCAGATCGCCCGGCGGCGCGGCTACTACCACGGTGTGGCCGACGCCCTGGTGCTCCGGCTGGCCCCGCTGGAGCAGTAG